From Levilactobacillus zymae, a single genomic window includes:
- a CDS encoding cytochrome ubiquinol oxidase subunit I: MINLGLDILGLARFQFGMTTVFHFFFVPFSIGLAFVVAVMETMYAVKGDKDYKKMAQFWGKMFLYSFAVGVVTGIIQEFQFGMNWSEYSRFMGDIFGAPLAIEALAAFFMESTFIGMWMFTWDRFNKWVHVLFIWLVMFGSSLSALWILAANSFMQNPLGYIINKQTGHVQMTDFGAIVGNPQLWNEFPHVIFGSFVTAAFVIAGCAAWRLLKKDHVTFYRKSLQVALVIGLIFSLGSIASGDTQMRYLLNNQPMKVGAMEGIYKNSTEKGEWTAVAGFDTKAHKTTWSVDIPYVLNLLSYHKLTGTVTGMNQANKELHAKYDKKFGSDINYYVPTKTLFWSFRIMSGASALFALLAIVGLIFNRKKSQAILKQKWFLYIMGLCLWLPFIVNTCGWFITEFGRYPWVVYGLLTIADAVSPNVSVASLLTSNIVYFLMFAGMGVVMVVLCHRTLKAGPDAENTDGYSASDVDIDPYSKGAFNHD, encoded by the coding sequence ATGATCAATCTTGGTCTAGACATACTTGGTTTAGCCAGATTCCAATTTGGGATGACCACGGTCTTCCATTTCTTCTTCGTACCATTTTCCATTGGACTCGCGTTCGTGGTGGCAGTGATGGAAACCATGTACGCCGTCAAGGGCGACAAAGACTACAAGAAGATGGCCCAGTTCTGGGGCAAAATGTTCCTGTATAGCTTCGCCGTCGGGGTGGTCACGGGGATCATCCAGGAATTCCAATTTGGGATGAACTGGTCGGAATACTCGCGGTTCATGGGGGACATCTTCGGGGCGCCGTTAGCCATCGAAGCGCTCGCTGCGTTCTTCATGGAATCCACATTCATCGGGATGTGGATGTTCACCTGGGATCGGTTTAACAAATGGGTGCACGTGCTCTTTATTTGGCTAGTTATGTTCGGTTCTTCATTATCAGCCCTATGGATTTTGGCGGCCAACAGCTTTATGCAAAACCCGTTGGGGTACATCATCAATAAGCAGACCGGCCACGTTCAAATGACGGACTTCGGGGCCATCGTCGGCAACCCGCAGCTGTGGAACGAATTTCCGCACGTGATTTTCGGGTCCTTCGTGACCGCCGCTTTCGTCATTGCGGGCTGTGCCGCTTGGCGCTTACTGAAGAAGGATCACGTGACCTTCTACCGCAAGTCATTGCAGGTCGCGTTGGTCATCGGCTTAATCTTCTCGTTAGGTTCCATTGCTAGTGGGGACACGCAGATGCGTTACCTACTGAACAACCAACCCATGAAGGTTGGGGCCATGGAAGGGATTTACAAGAATTCCACGGAAAAGGGGGAATGGACGGCCGTGGCGGGCTTCGATACCAAGGCCCACAAGACCACCTGGTCCGTTGACATTCCGTATGTGCTGAACTTATTAAGTTATCATAAATTAACCGGGACGGTTACCGGGATGAATCAGGCCAACAAGGAGTTGCACGCGAAGTACGATAAGAAGTTTGGCAGCGACATCAACTATTACGTCCCAACCAAGACGCTATTCTGGAGCTTCCGGATCATGTCCGGGGCCAGCGCCTTGTTCGCCTTACTGGCCATCGTGGGACTTATCTTTAACCGCAAGAAGTCGCAGGCCATCTTGAAGCAGAAGTGGTTCTTATACATCATGGGGTTGTGCCTGTGGTTACCGTTTATCGTCAATACCTGTGGGTGGTTCATCACCGAATTCGGGCGTTACCCGTGGGTGGTTTACGGGTTACTCACGATTGCAGATGCGGTCTCGCCGAACGTTTCGGTGGCGTCATTACTCACGTCGAACATTGTCTACTTCCTGATGTTTGCGGGCATGGGTGTCGTGATGGTCGTCTTGTGTCACCGGACCTTAAAGGCCGGGCCGGACGCGGAAAATACCGACGGGTACTCGGCTTCTGACGTAGACATCGATCCTTACTCGAAGGGGGCGTTCAACCATGACTAA
- the cydB gene encoding cytochrome d ubiquinol oxidase subunit II, which translates to MTNLQLLWFILIGVLFSGFFFLEGFDFGVGMLIKSFARNDAERDVVIRTIGPHWDGNEVWLITAGGAMFASFPMWYATLFSGFYLVLFLILACLIFRGVSFEFRANMETERWKTFWEWAGTIGSGCAAFLFGMLFTAMIKGMPIDKNGDMTAHFTDYVNLFSIVGGVAVTVLCLVHGLNFIRLKTSGELRDRARDWNKILYPVLFAGEVVFAILLFFSTDFFAKKPLSTTLIVVFLVIVTALAYWGVLGNHEWLSFVGSGLSLISVVVLIFNGLFPRVMVANNPAYSLLIKNSSNSPYTLHLMTILTFSILPIVLVYFIWSYWVFYKRLASPKQNA; encoded by the coding sequence ATGACTAATCTACAATTACTCTGGTTTATTCTGATTGGCGTCTTGTTCAGTGGGTTCTTCTTCCTCGAAGGGTTCGACTTCGGGGTCGGGATGCTGATCAAGAGCTTTGCCCGCAACGATGCGGAACGCGACGTGGTGATTCGCACCATCGGCCCACACTGGGACGGTAACGAAGTCTGGTTGATTACCGCCGGCGGGGCGATGTTCGCGTCTTTCCCGATGTGGTACGCGACGTTGTTCTCCGGTTTCTACCTGGTCTTGTTCCTGATCCTGGCGTGCCTGATTTTTCGGGGGGTCTCCTTCGAATTTCGGGCCAACATGGAAACGGAACGCTGGAAAACCTTCTGGGAATGGGCCGGCACCATTGGCTCGGGCTGTGCGGCCTTCCTGTTCGGGATGCTGTTTACGGCCATGATCAAGGGGATGCCAATCGATAAAAACGGCGATATGACCGCCCACTTTACCGATTACGTCAACCTGTTCTCCATCGTGGGTGGGGTCGCCGTCACGGTGCTCTGCCTGGTTCACGGGTTGAACTTCATCCGTTTGAAGACGTCCGGTGAGTTACGCGACCGCGCGCGGGATTGGAATAAGATTCTCTACCCCGTCTTATTCGCGGGGGAAGTGGTCTTCGCCATCCTGCTGTTCTTCTCGACGGATTTCTTCGCCAAGAAGCCACTCTCCACGACGCTGATTGTGGTCTTCCTGGTGATTGTCACGGCCCTAGCTTACTGGGGTGTCCTGGGCAATCACGAATGGCTCTCATTTGTCGGTAGTGGGCTGTCACTGATTAGCGTGGTGGTCCTGATCTTCAACGGGTTGTTCCCGCGGGTCATGGTCGCCAACAATCCGGCGTACTCACTGCTGATCAAGAACTCGTCGAACTCGCCGTACACGCTGCACCTGATGACGATTCTGACGTTCTCCATCCTGCCAATCGTGTTGGTCTACTTCATCTGGAGCTACTGGGTCTTCTACAAGCGGCTGGCTTCACCGAAGCAAAACGCTTAA
- a CDS encoding NAD(P)-dependent oxidoreductase produces the protein MTERILALQSLTADHLAALRADGLDVVTAADYQPGGAPVTILYGWDDDLGPAVINDEHNQIHWLQTLSAGIDYLPLDLIRDHHIKLTNSSGVFSDAIAESTMGYLLYFLRGFNEAVKNQAGHFWIQPARPDLHNLSDQTVVIYGTGSIGQAMAKRLNGFDNAPIGVNRSGHPVDGFAKTVSLAEDATVLGDADIVINAMPATPETNHYFNAAFFKQLNGLRIFVNVGRGTAVDLAALEDALLYQEVLHAALDVFETEPFPKDAKLWDFPNVLLTPHQTGFSDNNLTRTFEIFRKNLTSYLQDGTLVQNIADPLRGY, from the coding sequence ATGACAGAACGAATACTTGCGTTACAATCCCTAACCGCCGACCACCTCGCCGCCCTAAGAGCGGACGGCCTAGACGTAGTCACGGCGGCCGACTACCAACCCGGCGGCGCGCCCGTCACGATTCTTTACGGCTGGGATGACGATTTAGGGCCCGCCGTGATCAACGATGAGCATAACCAAATTCACTGGTTGCAAACGCTCAGCGCCGGCATCGACTACCTACCGTTGGACCTGATCCGTGATCACCACATCAAACTGACCAATTCCAGTGGCGTCTTCTCCGACGCAATCGCCGAATCCACCATGGGCTACCTGCTCTACTTCCTGCGCGGCTTTAACGAAGCCGTCAAGAACCAGGCCGGCCACTTCTGGATTCAACCGGCCAGACCCGACCTGCACAACTTAAGCGACCAGACCGTGGTCATCTACGGAACCGGGAGCATCGGGCAAGCCATGGCTAAGCGCTTAAACGGGTTCGATAATGCGCCCATCGGGGTGAACCGCAGTGGCCACCCCGTCGACGGCTTTGCCAAGACGGTCAGCCTGGCCGAAGATGCCACCGTTCTGGGTGACGCCGATATCGTGATTAACGCGATGCCCGCCACACCGGAAACCAACCACTACTTTAACGCCGCCTTCTTCAAGCAGTTAAACGGCCTGCGGATCTTCGTGAACGTGGGTCGCGGAACGGCCGTGGACTTAGCCGCCCTCGAAGACGCCCTGCTCTATCAGGAAGTCTTGCACGCCGCCTTAGACGTTTTCGAGACCGAACCTTTCCCTAAGGACGCCAAGCTGTGGGACTTCCCGAACGTGTTGTTGACGCCGCACCAAACCGGCTTTTCGGATAACAACCTGACGCGCACCTTTGAAATCTTCCGCAAGAACCTGACCAGCTACCTGCAAGACGGTACCCTGGTTCAAAATATCGCCGACCCGTTACGCGGGTATTAA
- a CDS encoding LPXTG cell wall anchor domain-containing protein, translated as MHSLEGLQNATHLKTIYLSPDPLVGYNTPDPNKPGNQPSQAQRNGNLWDIRALASLNDLTEVNLSSFSINDISALAHKAQLKAAILDHNQIADISPLATDHQLNFKTPTSVNVGNQHILLTPVTLPKEVSTSNLGYTTPSFIIKNQQAQNLPITGLDSKTAGVYLNSFPTTGAVGNANANTLTWFHLQPDSTTDYGNLTASWSDPDCDFSGIIIQPYALADQVGTVTVQTQALQADGRQLNLGPTALISGTVGTTIDLNDNAATLNLLQEQTAKGYRLAMFLDGTGQYSDLLAGNGKTHKLNNFQFVLTTHSQHLTMLFYRDVAPWNVDIHYVWETPDHQLVPITDPDGHALEERVQDLAAPVRSLATYQKSFPDYVYQGAEISQNDRDWQPLPSLAQVSFLGDQQEIRLIYHPVNRATVTIQNMTTGKTLQTLTYTQDASLRGAWGTTSEFTSAPYLTALVKRGYRVIQDPTKTIKFAAQAAPVVNYVILVAQSQTAQLKTQQEVIHYLDHNQHPVAPTKIQTMTFLWVTNQVTKAVTIYQHAGTVALPELTAAGHPQGTGWRLATLTQSFEFPAVENPQVAGQRVVATTAVDQDLTQTPALATTANAADIVITVTYALQATPQPQPVQPTAPGVSVVTPTPEPPVIHTAIGDDQIHHPERPESQQNGVVEPLITGTIPVHSSPDLQTRPIVKSRPARRLAGQSPARTPQLPAEPQGQLPQTNERSANFYQLLGLSILSGCLGLMGIFKHRR; from the coding sequence AAGCCGGGAAATCAACCCAGTCAAGCCCAACGTAACGGGAATCTATGGGATATCCGAGCGTTAGCGTCACTCAACGATTTGACTGAGGTTAATCTTAGTAGTTTTTCGATAAACGATATTTCCGCCTTGGCACACAAGGCTCAACTCAAAGCGGCTATTTTGGATCATAATCAAATTGCGGACATCTCACCGTTGGCGACGGATCATCAGTTGAACTTTAAGACGCCAACGTCCGTTAACGTGGGAAACCAGCATATCCTCCTAACGCCGGTAACGCTCCCTAAGGAGGTATCGACCAGTAACTTAGGCTATACGACCCCCTCATTTATTATCAAAAACCAACAAGCACAGAATTTACCAATAACGGGCTTGGATTCGAAAACTGCCGGGGTCTACCTCAATAGTTTTCCGACGACGGGGGCGGTGGGAAATGCCAATGCCAACACGCTCACCTGGTTTCACCTTCAGCCGGATTCAACGACGGACTATGGGAATTTAACCGCGTCGTGGTCGGATCCTGACTGTGACTTTTCGGGAATTATCATTCAACCCTATGCGTTAGCCGATCAAGTGGGGACCGTCACCGTTCAGACCCAAGCTCTGCAGGCCGATGGGCGGCAATTGAACCTAGGGCCGACAGCCTTGATTTCGGGAACCGTGGGAACCACTATCGATTTGAATGATAATGCGGCTACATTGAATTTGTTGCAAGAACAAACGGCGAAGGGGTATCGCCTCGCGATGTTTTTGGATGGGACCGGTCAGTACAGCGATCTCTTGGCGGGGAACGGTAAAACCCATAAGCTAAACAATTTCCAATTCGTGTTGACGACTCACTCCCAGCACCTCACGATGCTATTTTACCGGGACGTTGCACCGTGGAACGTGGACATTCATTATGTTTGGGAGACGCCGGATCATCAGTTGGTGCCGATTACAGATCCTGATGGTCACGCGTTAGAGGAGCGGGTTCAGGACTTAGCGGCCCCGGTCCGGTCTTTGGCGACATACCAAAAAAGCTTTCCGGATTACGTGTATCAGGGGGCCGAAATTAGTCAAAATGATCGGGATTGGCAACCACTGCCCAGCCTAGCACAGGTTTCGTTTCTGGGGGACCAGCAGGAGATTCGGCTGATTTACCATCCAGTCAACCGGGCGACGGTGACCATCCAGAACATGACGACCGGCAAAACCTTACAAACGTTGACTTATACGCAGGATGCTAGCTTGCGGGGCGCATGGGGCACCACCAGTGAGTTTACGAGTGCGCCCTACCTGACGGCGCTGGTGAAGCGGGGCTACCGGGTGATTCAAGATCCAACCAAGACCATTAAATTTGCCGCACAGGCGGCACCGGTGGTTAACTACGTCATCTTGGTTGCCCAGTCACAAACGGCGCAATTGAAAACCCAACAAGAAGTTATCCACTATCTTGATCATAACCAGCACCCCGTAGCACCGACTAAGATCCAAACCATGACCTTTCTGTGGGTGACTAATCAAGTGACAAAGGCCGTGACGATTTATCAACACGCTGGTACGGTGGCGCTTCCCGAGTTGACGGCAGCGGGTCATCCTCAGGGGACGGGATGGCGGTTGGCGACACTAACCCAAAGTTTTGAGTTTCCGGCGGTGGAAAATCCGCAAGTGGCGGGGCAACGCGTGGTGGCCACGACGGCAGTTGATCAGGACCTGACGCAGACCCCGGCGTTAGCAACCACGGCTAATGCCGCCGACATTGTCATCACGGTGACTTACGCCCTACAGGCGACCCCGCAGCCACAACCGGTGCAACCCACGGCACCCGGAGTCTCGGTGGTAACCCCCACACCGGAGCCACCGGTGATCCACACGGCGATTGGCGACGATCAAATTCACCATCCAGAGCGGCCGGAGAGCCAACAGAATGGCGTTGTTGAACCGTTGATTACGGGGACGATCCCCGTACATTCGTCCCCGGACCTCCAGACGCGACCGATCGTGAAGTCCCGGCCAGCTCGGCGGCTAGCAGGGCAGTCGCCAGCAAGGACGCCACAGTTACCGGCCGAACCCCAGGGGCAACTGCCGCAGACCAACGAGAGGTCGGCTAATTTTTATCAGCTGCTAGGTTTGTCCATCCTGAGCGGGTGTTTAGGGTTGATGGGAATCTTTAAACACCGACGGTAA
- the cydC gene encoding thiol reductant ABC exporter subunit CydC, whose amino-acid sequence MKGFWKTFEHDHWVMPYLKRYKGLLALVLFLGFMTFFCGGALMFNSGYLISKAATHPYNILMIYVPIVLARAFGIGRPAFRYAERLTSHNWVLRIVSDFRKRLYQAVEKQAVAIRQTHQTGDVLSILAEDIDHIENLYLRTVFPLVIGWLLYLFVVIGIGYFNWAFGLLMLLLLGVIVILMPLLSVAVNGQREFQARQVQRTFYTKLTDSVLGLGDWLISGRRQAFLAQQDAPIDEIATLRRSDHYFQWWRNLAIQVIFGAAVILLVWWAGLMFTHDQVQANWVAAFGLALFPTVEPFADMSQGVSEWPVYRDSINRVNRLDEHEPVKAPQTTVGDFETLTIDHVQFTYPGAQRQVINDLSLTLKPGEKLALLGPSGTGKSTLLKLILGDETPTQGQVTVNGVPVAQLQDQRAQLFGVLDQQPYLFNTTVLNNVRLGNLNATDEDVRRVIKAVELDDLIANLPDGYNTQVQEAGSRFSGGERQRLSLARILLQDTSVIILDEPTVSLDPITEQHLLDTVFDVLQDKTIIWVTHHLTGIQHVDQVRFIENGRFDMQGTPQELYRDNARFRALYDLDRGH is encoded by the coding sequence ATGAAGGGGTTCTGGAAAACGTTTGAACACGACCACTGGGTGATGCCGTACCTGAAGCGGTATAAGGGACTCTTGGCGCTGGTCCTCTTCCTGGGCTTCATGACCTTCTTCTGTGGGGGCGCGCTGATGTTTAACTCCGGCTACCTGATCAGTAAGGCGGCCACCCACCCCTATAACATTCTGATGATCTACGTGCCGATCGTCCTGGCCCGGGCCTTCGGGATTGGCCGGCCGGCGTTTCGCTACGCCGAACGGCTGACCAGCCATAACTGGGTGCTACGGATCGTGTCGGACTTTCGAAAACGCCTCTATCAGGCGGTGGAGAAGCAGGCCGTGGCGATTCGCCAAACGCACCAAACGGGGGATGTCTTGAGCATCCTGGCCGAGGACATCGACCACATCGAAAACCTCTACCTGCGCACGGTCTTTCCGTTGGTGATTGGCTGGCTGTTGTACCTGTTCGTGGTCATCGGCATTGGCTACTTTAACTGGGCGTTCGGCCTGTTGATGTTACTGTTGTTGGGGGTTATCGTGATCCTGATGCCGTTACTGTCGGTGGCGGTCAACGGCCAGCGTGAGTTCCAGGCGCGTCAGGTGCAGCGGACCTTCTATACCAAGCTGACGGATTCCGTGTTGGGCTTGGGTGACTGGTTGATTTCCGGGCGCCGGCAGGCCTTTTTGGCCCAGCAGGACGCGCCCATCGACGAGATTGCGACCCTGCGGCGCAGCGACCACTACTTCCAGTGGTGGCGTAACCTGGCAATTCAGGTGATCTTTGGCGCCGCGGTCATCCTCCTGGTCTGGTGGGCCGGCTTGATGTTCACCCACGACCAGGTGCAGGCCAACTGGGTCGCGGCCTTCGGGTTGGCACTCTTTCCGACGGTCGAACCCTTCGCGGACATGAGCCAGGGGGTCAGCGAGTGGCCGGTCTACCGCGATTCGATCAACCGGGTCAACCGGCTGGACGAACACGAACCGGTCAAGGCCCCGCAAACCACGGTGGGGGATTTTGAGACACTGACCATCGACCACGTGCAGTTCACCTATCCGGGGGCCCAACGCCAGGTAATTAATGATCTATCATTGACCCTGAAACCGGGCGAAAAATTGGCCTTGCTGGGACCCAGCGGGACCGGGAAGAGTACCTTATTGAAATTGATCTTGGGCGACGAAACGCCGACTCAGGGTCAGGTCACGGTTAACGGTGTGCCGGTCGCGCAGTTGCAGGACCAACGGGCTCAGCTCTTCGGGGTGTTGGACCAGCAACCCTACCTGTTCAATACCACGGTACTGAATAACGTGCGGCTAGGGAACCTTAACGCCACGGATGAGGATGTTCGCCGGGTGATCAAGGCCGTCGAACTCGACGACTTGATTGCCAATTTGCCGGACGGCTATAACACGCAGGTCCAGGAGGCGGGGAGTCGCTTCTCCGGGGGTGAACGCCAACGGTTGTCGCTAGCGCGGATCCTGTTGCAGGATACGTCGGTGATTATCCTAGACGAACCCACGGTCAGCTTGGACCCAATTACGGAACAACACCTGCTAGACACGGTCTTTGACGTCCTGCAGGATAAAACGATTATTTGGGTGACCCACCACCTGACGGGGATCCAGCACGTCGACCAGGTCCGTTTTATTGAAAACGGGCGCTTCGATATGCAGGGGACCCCGCAGGAGCTGTATCGCGATAACGCGCGTTTCCGGGCGTTATACGATTTGGACCGGGGCCATTAG
- the cydD gene encoding thiol reductant ABC exporter subunit CydD, with protein MIDQRVFQFPGVRKVIIWQLLLTLIQAGLIILQAKYLAVAIVNLWQLKGVGTIGAPLAIFAVAFLGRHLVTVLKNWLTYPFVAGTTKRLRKQFMAKLFDLGPSVVAQEGTGNVVTMALEGIDKIQTYLMMIIGKVLDLAITPWLILIYIAFIQWKEALFLLAIYPLIILFMIILGLAAQAKADRQYAGYQRLSNHFVDTLRGLPTLKQLGLNEQYAGNVYEVSEDYRKKTMATLTIAMTSTFALDFFTTLSIAIIAVFLGFGLMDNTIQLLPALIILTLAPDYFAPIRNFANDYHATLNGKNALTAVLDILHRDTPSDRETLPARTPAWTADDELHLQHVNVGYDADHATLKDVTLNVKGFQKVGLIGASGSGKSTLINTLSGFLSPQAGQITVRGTQVPHLDQAAWQRSFVYIPQAPYLFHASLRANIAFYTPDASDAAVAQAAKRAGLTDWIATLPDGLATQIGEGSRGVSGGQAQRIALARAFLDDSRRILLFDEPTAHLDIETEIELKQTMLPVFDHHLVFFATHRLHWMNEMDYIVVLDHGRVVEQGTPAELQAQNGAYVRLRAEMEGDEPA; from the coding sequence TTGATTGATCAACGTGTGTTTCAATTTCCGGGAGTGCGTAAAGTCATTATCTGGCAGCTCCTGTTGACCCTGATTCAAGCGGGGTTAATTATCTTACAGGCTAAGTACCTGGCGGTGGCCATTGTCAACCTGTGGCAACTCAAGGGTGTCGGGACCATCGGCGCGCCGCTGGCCATCTTCGCGGTGGCCTTTCTGGGCCGCCACCTGGTCACCGTGCTAAAGAACTGGCTGACCTACCCGTTCGTGGCGGGCACCACCAAGCGGTTGCGGAAGCAATTCATGGCGAAGCTCTTCGACTTGGGCCCCAGTGTCGTGGCCCAAGAGGGGACCGGGAACGTGGTCACCATGGCTCTGGAGGGGATCGACAAGATTCAGACCTACCTGATGATGATCATCGGTAAGGTCTTGGACCTGGCGATTACCCCCTGGCTGATTCTGATCTATATCGCGTTTATACAATGGAAGGAAGCGCTTTTTCTTCTGGCGATTTATCCCCTGATTATCCTGTTCATGATCATCTTGGGACTGGCGGCGCAGGCCAAGGCCGACCGGCAGTACGCGGGGTATCAGCGGCTATCCAACCACTTCGTTGACACCTTACGGGGCCTGCCGACGTTGAAACAACTGGGGTTAAACGAACAATACGCCGGCAACGTCTACGAAGTCAGTGAAGACTACCGGAAGAAGACCATGGCGACGCTGACCATCGCGATGACCTCGACGTTTGCGCTGGACTTCTTCACCACCTTGTCGATTGCCATCATTGCGGTGTTTCTGGGCTTCGGCCTGATGGATAATACCATCCAACTGTTACCCGCGCTGATTATCTTGACGCTGGCGCCGGACTATTTTGCACCGATTCGCAACTTTGCCAACGACTATCACGCGACGTTAAACGGGAAGAATGCGTTAACGGCGGTCTTGGATATCCTCCACCGGGACACCCCCAGCGATCGGGAAACGTTACCGGCCCGGACGCCGGCGTGGACGGCCGACGACGAGTTACACCTCCAACACGTCAACGTGGGGTACGACGCCGACCACGCCACGCTAAAGGACGTGACCTTAAACGTCAAGGGGTTCCAGAAGGTCGGCCTCATCGGGGCGTCGGGCTCCGGCAAGTCGACCCTGATTAACACACTAAGCGGCTTTCTGAGTCCGCAAGCCGGCCAGATCACCGTACGCGGGACCCAGGTGCCGCACCTGGATCAGGCCGCCTGGCAGCGGAGCTTCGTCTACATTCCCCAGGCGCCGTACCTGTTCCACGCCAGTCTACGCGCCAACATCGCCTTCTACACGCCGGATGCCAGTGACGCCGCCGTGGCCCAAGCCGCCAAGCGGGCCGGGCTGACCGACTGGATCGCCACGTTACCGGACGGGCTGGCGACGCAGATTGGTGAAGGCTCCCGGGGGGTCTCCGGGGGACAGGCTCAGCGGATTGCGCTGGCCCGGGCTTTTCTGGATGACTCGCGGCGCATCTTGCTGTTCGACGAACCCACGGCGCACCTGGATATCGAAACCGAGATTGAACTGAAACAAACCATGCTGCCGGTTTTTGACCACCACCTGGTCTTCTTTGCCACCCACCGGCTACACTGGATGAACGAGATGGACTATATCGTGGTTCTCGACCACGGGCGCGTGGTAGAACAGGGTACCCCAGCCGAGCTGCAGGCACAAAACGGGGCCTATGTCCGGCTGCGGGCCGAAATGGAAGGGGATGAACCGGCATGA